In the Variovorax sp. S12S4 genome, one interval contains:
- a CDS encoding DMT family transporter: MTKSAVQTGIPSAHGGAKSIAPGLILASLGAIAFSGKAIIVKLAYRHGVDAITLIMLRMLFALPLFAVMAWWAGRGKPALTFRDWLGVIGLGFSGYYLASFLDFAGLAYISASFERLILYLNPTLVLLFGWLLYRRRATRPQVMGMIVSYAGVLLVFGHELWTGGGGKGGGAAAWGAFLVFLSAVSYAGYLVYSGEFVKRLGSLRLVGLATTVACVLCILQFVLTRPMSVAMQVAPEVIWLSVLNATVCTAVPVLMVMMAIERIGPAMAAQTGMIGPLSTILMGVVILGEPFTAWIAAGTVLVIAGIFVFTRTGR; the protein is encoded by the coding sequence ATGACCAAGTCCGCCGTACAGACCGGCATTCCCTCCGCACATGGCGGCGCAAAGAGCATTGCGCCCGGCCTCATCCTCGCTTCGCTGGGCGCCATCGCGTTCAGCGGCAAGGCCATCATCGTCAAGCTGGCCTACCGGCATGGCGTGGACGCCATCACGCTGATCATGCTGCGCATGCTGTTCGCGCTGCCGCTCTTCGCGGTGATGGCGTGGTGGGCAGGGCGCGGCAAGCCTGCGCTCACGTTTCGCGATTGGCTTGGCGTGATCGGGCTCGGCTTCTCGGGCTACTACCTCGCGAGCTTTCTCGACTTCGCGGGGCTCGCATACATCTCGGCCAGCTTCGAACGGCTGATTCTCTATCTCAACCCCACGCTGGTGCTGCTGTTCGGCTGGCTCCTGTATCGGCGGCGCGCAACGCGGCCGCAAGTGATGGGCATGATCGTGAGCTATGCCGGCGTGCTGCTCGTGTTCGGGCATGAGCTCTGGACCGGCGGCGGAGGAAAGGGCGGCGGGGCGGCGGCGTGGGGCGCGTTTCTGGTGTTCCTGAGCGCGGTGAGCTATGCGGGCTATCTCGTCTACAGCGGCGAGTTCGTCAAGCGGCTCGGGTCGCTCCGGCTCGTGGGCCTGGCAACCACCGTGGCTTGCGTGCTGTGCATCCTGCAGTTCGTGCTCACGCGGCCGATGAGCGTTGCGATGCAGGTGGCGCCCGAGGTCATCTGGCTCTCGGTGCTGAATGCCACGGTTTGCACGGCGGTGCCTGTCCTGATGGTCATGATGGCCATTGAGCGCATCGGCCCGGCCATGGCTGCGCAAACCGGCATGATCGGGCCTCTTTCGACCATCCTCATGGGGGTGGTCATACTTGGCGAGCCGTTCACCGCGTGGATCGCGGCCGGCACGGTGCTCGTGATTGCGGGCATCTTCGTTTTCACACGCACGGGGCGCTAG
- a CDS encoding SDR family oxidoreductase: MDLGIAGKTALVCGASKGLGYGCAEALVREGVNVVIVARGAEALEAAAAKLAAAAAGSPAPFVKHVAADITTEAGRAAVFALGHDFDIVVTNAGGPPPGDFRNWDREAWIKAVDANMLTPIELIKATVDGMAKRGFGRIVNITSSSVKSPIDILGLSNGARSGLTGFVAGVARTAIAAQGVTINNLLPGSFDTDRLKGTMAGTAQKTGQDFDTVWEARKKNIPAKRFGTPAEFGAICAFLCSMQAGYMTGQNVLADGGAYPGTY, encoded by the coding sequence ATGGATCTGGGCATTGCAGGCAAGACCGCGCTGGTTTGCGGCGCGAGCAAGGGGCTTGGCTACGGCTGCGCCGAAGCGCTGGTGCGCGAAGGCGTGAACGTGGTGATCGTGGCGCGCGGCGCCGAGGCGCTCGAAGCCGCGGCTGCCAAGCTGGCCGCGGCGGCAGCAGGCTCGCCGGCACCCTTCGTCAAGCACGTGGCGGCCGACATCACGACCGAGGCCGGCCGCGCGGCTGTGTTCGCACTGGGCCATGACTTCGACATCGTCGTGACCAACGCCGGCGGCCCGCCTCCTGGCGATTTCCGCAACTGGGACCGCGAGGCGTGGATCAAGGCGGTCGATGCCAACATGCTCACGCCCATCGAGCTCATCAAGGCCACGGTCGACGGCATGGCCAAGCGCGGCTTCGGGCGCATCGTCAACATCACCTCCAGCTCAGTGAAGTCGCCCATCGACATCCTGGGCCTTTCGAACGGCGCGCGCAGCGGCCTCACCGGCTTTGTGGCGGGCGTGGCGCGCACGGCCATCGCGGCGCAGGGCGTGACCATCAACAACCTGCTGCCCGGCTCGTTCGACACAGACCGCCTCAAGGGCACGATGGCCGGCACGGCCCAGAAGACGGGCCAGGACTTCGACACTGTGTGGGAAGCCCGCAAGAAGAACATTCCGGCCAAGCGCTTCGGCACGCCGGCCGAGTTCGGCGCCATCTGCGCTTTCTTGTGCAGCATGCAGGCCGGCTACATGACCGGACAGAACGTGCTGGCCGACGGCGGCGCCTACCCCGGCACTTACTGA